From a region of the Alphaproteobacteria bacterium genome:
- the rpsO gene encoding 30S ribosomal protein S15: protein MSITAERKRELITEFGGKEGDTGSPEVQVAILSERIRNLTSHLGDHKKDHHSRRGLLIMVGKRRRLLDYVKKSNQERYQTLIQRLGIRR, encoded by the coding sequence ATGTCGATTACCGCCGAGCGGAAGCGCGAACTCATCACCGAGTTCGGAGGCAAGGAGGGCGATACCGGTTCGCCGGAAGTTCAAGTCGCAATCCTGAGCGAGAGAATCCGCAATCTCACCAGTCATCTTGGCGACCACAAGAAGGACCATCACTCACGTCGTGGTCTCTTGATCATGGTCGGCAAGCGCCGCCGCCTACTGGACTACGTCAAGAAAAGCAATCAGGAGCGTTACCAGACCTTGATCCAGCGGCTTGGAATCCGGCGCTAA
- the pnp gene encoding polyribonucleotide nucleotidyltransferase, giving the protein MFTIHRKELDWGGRKLVLETGKIARQADGAVVATLGETTVLCTAVAQRTAREGIDFFPLTVNYQEKTFAAGKIPGGFFKREGRPTEKETLTSRLIDRPIRPLFHPNFRNETQVICTTMSHDLVNDPDIVAMVGASAALTLSGIPFMGPIGGARVGYIDDEYVLNPAQDELAQSALDLIIAGTEGGVLMVESEAHELSEEIMLGAVKFGHQQMQPVIQAIVELAEMAAKEPWQVPEAAPDTETVAARLKEIAEAPLREAYGETVKLDRQEKVAAVKAEAVSALTEDGFDESLVSGQFKRLEKSIVRGNILDTRHRIDGRDTSTVRPIVSEVGILPRAHGSALFTRGETQAVVTATLGTGQDEQIIDALEGEYREHFMLHYNFPPYSVGEASFLRSPGRREIGHGKLAWRAVRPVMPSKEDFPYTVRVVSEITESNGSSSMATVCGTSLALMDAGVPLPRPIAGIAMGLIKEENDFAVLSDILGDEDHLGDMDFKVAGTENGVTSLQMDIKITGITEEIMGVALNQAKDGRLHILAEMAKALTRAREGVSDHAPRITTINIPIDKIREVIGPGGKMIREIVAETGAKIDIEDDGTVKVAAVDENASRAAIERIREITAEPEIGVIYTGKVVKIVDFGAFVNFLGAKDGLVHISELADYRVSKVTDIVQEGAEVKVKVLDLDDRGKVRLSMRVVDQETGEDISDKVKPKRPAKAANE; this is encoded by the coding sequence ATGTTTACCATTCATCGTAAGGAATTGGATTGGGGCGGGCGCAAGCTGGTCCTCGAGACCGGAAAGATCGCTCGCCAGGCCGACGGCGCCGTCGTCGCCACCCTGGGCGAGACGACCGTGCTGTGCACGGCGGTCGCCCAAAGAACAGCGCGGGAGGGGATCGACTTCTTTCCCCTGACCGTCAACTACCAGGAAAAGACATTCGCCGCCGGCAAGATCCCCGGCGGCTTCTTCAAGCGCGAAGGGCGCCCGACCGAGAAGGAGACGCTGACCTCGCGACTCATCGACCGTCCGATTCGGCCGCTCTTCCACCCGAATTTCCGCAACGAGACCCAGGTCATTTGCACCACCATGAGCCATGACCTGGTCAACGACCCCGATATCGTCGCCATGGTCGGCGCCTCGGCGGCGTTGACGCTTTCGGGTATCCCCTTCATGGGCCCGATCGGCGGTGCGCGGGTCGGCTATATCGACGATGAATACGTCCTCAACCCGGCGCAGGACGAACTCGCGCAATCGGCGCTCGACTTGATCATCGCCGGAACCGAAGGCGGCGTTCTGATGGTTGAATCCGAGGCCCACGAATTGTCCGAGGAAATCATGCTGGGCGCGGTCAAGTTCGGCCATCAGCAGATGCAGCCGGTAATCCAGGCAATCGTCGAGCTGGCTGAAATGGCGGCCAAGGAACCGTGGCAGGTTCCAGAAGCGGCTCCCGATACGGAGACCGTGGCGGCGCGCCTCAAGGAAATCGCCGAGGCGCCGCTGCGCGAGGCCTATGGCGAGACCGTCAAGCTGGATCGCCAGGAAAAGGTCGCCGCCGTCAAGGCCGAGGCGGTGAGTGCACTGACCGAGGACGGCTTCGACGAATCCCTCGTCTCGGGCCAGTTCAAGCGGCTCGAAAAATCGATTGTGCGCGGCAATATCCTCGACACCCGCCACCGCATCGACGGCCGCGATACGAGCACCGTGCGACCGATTGTCAGCGAGGTCGGCATCCTGCCCCGTGCCCATGGCAGCGCGCTGTTCACCCGCGGCGAAACTCAGGCCGTCGTTACCGCCACCCTTGGCACCGGCCAGGACGAGCAGATCATCGACGCGCTCGAGGGGGAATATCGGGAGCATTTCATGCTGCACTACAACTTCCCGCCCTATTCGGTCGGTGAAGCAAGCTTCCTGCGCTCCCCGGGTCGCCGCGAAATCGGCCACGGCAAGCTGGCGTGGCGGGCGGTGCGGCCGGTGATGCCGTCGAAGGAAGACTTCCCCTATACCGTTCGCGTGGTGTCCGAGATCACCGAATCCAATGGCTCGTCTTCGATGGCCACGGTGTGCGGAACCTCGCTCGCGTTGATGGACGCAGGCGTGCCGCTGCCGCGGCCAATCGCCGGCATCGCCATGGGGCTGATCAAGGAGGAAAACGACTTCGCCGTGCTGTCGGACATCCTCGGCGACGAGGATCATCTCGGCGACATGGACTTCAAGGTCGCCGGTACCGAGAACGGCGTAACTTCGCTGCAGATGGACATCAAGATTACCGGGATCACCGAGGAAATCATGGGTGTCGCACTCAACCAGGCGAAAGACGGGCGGCTCCATATCCTCGCCGAGATGGCCAAGGCGCTGACCAGGGCGCGCGAGGGAGTCAGCGACCACGCGCCGCGGATCACCACCATCAACATCCCGATCGACAAGATCCGCGAGGTCATCGGACCGGGCGGCAAGATGATCCGCGAAATCGTCGCCGAAACCGGCGCCAAGATCGATATCGAGGACGATGGCACGGTCAAGGTGGCGGCGGTCGACGAGAACGCGAGCCGTGCCGCGATCGAGCGTATTCGCGAGATCACGGCCGAACCGGAAATCGGCGTCATCTACACCGGCAAGGTCGTCAAGATCGTCGATTTCGGCGCCTTCGTGAATTTCCTCGGCGCCAAGGACGGCCTCGTTCACATCAGCGAATTGGCCGATTACCGTGTCAGCAAGGTCACCGACATCGTCCAGGAAGGGGCCGAGGTCAAGGTCAAGGTCCTCGACCTCGACGACCGCGGCAAGGTCCGCCTCAGCATGCGTGTCGTCGACCAGGAGACCGGCGAGGACATCAGCGACAAGGTCAAGCCGAAGCGGCCCGCCAAGGCCGCCAACGAGTAG
- a CDS encoding rubrerythrin, producing MADLSGSKTEENLKAAFAGESMANRRYLYFAQKADIEGYNDVAAVFRSTAEGETGHAHGHLEYLEAVGDPATGEPIGGTDLNLKAAIVGETHEYTDMYPGMARTARDEGFDEIADWFETLAKAEKSHAGRFTKALNDLD from the coding sequence ATGGCTGACCTTAGCGGGTCCAAGACCGAAGAAAACCTCAAGGCGGCATTCGCCGGCGAATCGATGGCCAACCGCCGTTATCTCTATTTTGCCCAGAAAGCCGACATCGAGGGATACAACGACGTTGCCGCCGTGTTCCGGTCGACCGCCGAAGGCGAAACCGGCCACGCGCATGGCCACTTGGAATATCTCGAGGCGGTCGGCGACCCGGCCACCGGAGAGCCGATCGGCGGTACCGACCTCAACCTGAAGGCGGCGATCGTTGGCGAAACCCATGAATACACCGACATGTATCCGGGTATGGCGCGGACCGCCCGTGACGAAGGTTTCGACGAAATCGCGGACTGGTTCGAGACCCTGGCCAAGGCCGAGAAATCCCACGCCGGACGCTTTACCAAGGCGTTGAACGACCTCGACTAA
- a CDS encoding SDR family oxidoreductase yields MSNVQGLMAGKRGVVMGVANDRSIAWGIASALSEAGATLAFTYQDDAFVKRVRPLAESVGAEIVVKCDVEKDDEIQGAVDAVAAQWGQLDFIVHAIAYSDKAGLKGAYLDTTKANFTRTLQISCYSFTAVARAARSVMDSGGSLITLTYLGAERVTPNYNVMGVAKAALESSVRYLANDLGPQGIRVNAISAGPVRTLAGSAIADARFVYRWTADQSPMERNATLEDIGAAGLYLASDLSRGVTGEVHHVDCGFHAIAIPSPDRINARKSEA; encoded by the coding sequence ATGAGCAATGTCCAGGGCCTGATGGCCGGAAAGCGTGGCGTCGTGATGGGCGTCGCCAATGACCGGTCGATCGCCTGGGGCATCGCCAGTGCGCTCAGCGAGGCCGGCGCCACCCTGGCCTTTACCTACCAGGACGACGCCTTCGTCAAGCGGGTTCGCCCGCTCGCCGAATCGGTGGGCGCCGAAATCGTCGTCAAGTGCGACGTCGAGAAGGACGACGAGATCCAGGGCGCGGTCGATGCCGTGGCCGCGCAGTGGGGCCAGCTCGATTTCATCGTCCACGCGATCGCCTATTCCGATAAGGCCGGGCTCAAGGGTGCCTACCTCGACACGACCAAGGCCAATTTCACCCGTACCTTGCAGATCTCCTGCTATTCCTTTACCGCCGTCGCCCGCGCCGCGCGCTCGGTCATGGACAGCGGGGGCAGTCTCATCACCTTGACCTATCTCGGCGCCGAACGGGTCACCCCGAACTACAACGTGATGGGGGTGGCCAAGGCGGCGCTCGAATCCAGCGTACGCTACCTCGCCAACGACCTCGGACCGCAGGGGATCCGAGTCAACGCGATCTCTGCCGGGCCGGTGCGCACGCTCGCCGGATCGGCGATCGCCGATGCCCGCTTCGTCTATCGCTGGACCGCCGACCAATCCCCGATGGAACGCAACGCCACCCTCGAGGACATCGGCGCCGCGGGCCTCTATTTGGCCTCCGATCTGTCGCGCGGCGTTACCGGTGAGGTCCACCATGTCGATTGCGGCTTCCATGCCATCGCCATCCCTTCGCCCGACCGCATCAACGCGCGGAAATCAGAGGCATAG
- the truB gene encoding tRNA pseudouridine(55) synthase TruB, producing the protein MARRRKGDKIDGWLVIDKPCGLTSTAVVNRVRRQTSAAKVGHAGTLDPIGTGVLPLAFGEATKTLPYVVDAAKTYRFTVRWGEARTTDDREGEVTATSPERPTAAEIVAALPQFTGLIEQVPPAYSAIKVDGERAYDLARADLVPDLASRPVMIDSIELAETSDADHAIFLVTCGKGAYMRGLARDLAVAVGTVGHVTALRRLSVGPFDESLAIPLECEGEVGHSARLLEHLLAVETALDDIPALAVTESEVARIRRGQAVPVVRTADRDLIGNLDDGATICALRDGKLVALTRLDGRQIRPVRVLNP; encoded by the coding sequence ATGGCGCGTAGGCGTAAAGGCGACAAGATCGACGGCTGGCTGGTTATCGACAAACCGTGCGGCCTGACTTCGACGGCGGTCGTCAATCGGGTCAGGCGCCAAACCTCGGCCGCCAAGGTCGGCCACGCCGGCACCCTCGACCCGATCGGCACCGGTGTCTTGCCGCTCGCCTTCGGTGAAGCGACGAAGACGCTTCCCTATGTGGTCGATGCGGCGAAAACCTACCGGTTCACGGTGCGGTGGGGTGAGGCGCGCACCACCGACGACCGTGAGGGGGAAGTCACCGCCACCTCGCCGGAACGGCCGACGGCGGCCGAGATCGTGGCCGCATTGCCGCAATTCACCGGACTCATCGAACAGGTGCCGCCGGCCTATTCGGCGATAAAGGTCGATGGCGAGCGCGCCTACGATCTGGCTCGCGCCGACCTGGTGCCGGACTTGGCGTCACGCCCGGTGATGATCGACAGTATCGAGCTGGCGGAAACTTCCGATGCGGACCACGCGATATTTCTTGTCACCTGCGGCAAGGGTGCTTATATGCGCGGCTTGGCGCGTGACCTCGCGGTCGCGGTCGGCACGGTTGGACATGTCACGGCGTTGCGCCGGCTGTCGGTCGGGCCGTTCGACGAAAGCCTAGCGATTCCGCTGGAATGTGAAGGTGAAGTTGGGCATAGTGCGCGCCTCTTGGAGCATTTGCTCGCGGTTGAGACCGCGCTGGACGACATCCCGGCGCTGGCCGTGACCGAGAGCGAGGTGGCCCGTATCAGACGCGGGCAAGCCGTGCCGGTGGTTCGAACCGCCGACCGCGACCTCATCGGTAACCTGGACGACGGTGCGACGATTTGCGCGCTGCGCGACGGCAAGCTGGTGGCTTTGACGCGGCTCGACGGTAGGCAGATCCGACCGGTACGGGTGTTGAACCCATAG
- the fabB gene encoding beta-ketoacyl-ACP synthase I, whose amino-acid sequence MRRVVVTGLGIVSSLGNNKNEVVESLKAGRSGIEFCETYKELGFRSHVHGSIDVDLEAAVDRKLRRFMGDGAAYNYIAMEEAIADAGLEQDDISNERTGLVMGSGGPSTSNQVAAADITREKGPRRVGPYMVPRTMCSTNSANLSTAYHIKGLSYSISSACSTSAHCIGNGAELIQLGKQDIVFAGGGEELHWTLTVLFDAMGALSSKYNDTPDRASRAYDRDRDGFVISGGGGAVVLEELEHARARGAKIYGELVGYGATSDGVDMVAPSGEGAVRCMRMAVQGIGNTPVGYINAHGTSTPVGDIVELDAVREVFGDNVPRISSTKSLAGHSQGATGVHEAIYSLLMMERGFVAASANIENLDPAAEGMPIVREVEDNVDLNCVMTNSFGFGGTNASLVFKKFDA is encoded by the coding sequence ATGCGGCGAGTCGTCGTGACCGGCTTGGGAATCGTCTCGAGCCTCGGCAACAACAAGAATGAGGTTGTCGAGTCGCTCAAAGCGGGCCGGTCGGGCATCGAATTCTGCGAGACCTACAAAGAACTTGGGTTCCGCAGCCACGTCCATGGCTCGATCGACGTCGATCTCGAGGCCGCCGTCGACCGCAAGCTGCGACGGTTCATGGGCGACGGCGCAGCCTACAACTATATCGCGATGGAAGAGGCGATCGCCGATGCGGGCCTCGAACAGGACGACATCTCCAACGAGCGCACCGGGCTGGTCATGGGCTCCGGGGGGCCGTCGACATCGAACCAGGTGGCGGCCGCGGACATCACCCGCGAGAAAGGTCCGCGGCGGGTCGGGCCCTATATGGTGCCGCGGACAATGTGCTCGACCAACTCGGCCAATTTGTCGACCGCTTATCATATCAAGGGGCTGAGCTATTCGATCTCGTCGGCATGTTCGACCTCGGCGCATTGCATCGGCAACGGCGCAGAGTTGATCCAACTCGGCAAACAGGACATCGTTTTCGCCGGCGGGGGAGAGGAATTGCACTGGACCCTGACCGTGCTCTTCGACGCGATGGGAGCGTTGTCGAGCAAGTACAACGACACCCCGGACCGCGCGTCACGCGCGTATGATCGCGACCGTGACGGCTTCGTCATTTCGGGCGGCGGCGGTGCCGTCGTGCTGGAGGAGCTGGAGCATGCCCGCGCCCGCGGCGCCAAGATCTATGGCGAGCTGGTCGGCTACGGCGCCACCTCCGACGGCGTCGACATGGTCGCGCCGTCGGGCGAGGGTGCGGTGCGGTGCATGCGGATGGCGGTGCAGGGCATCGGCAATACACCGGTCGGCTATATCAATGCCCACGGTACGTCGACCCCGGTCGGCGATATCGTCGAACTCGACGCGGTCCGCGAAGTTTTCGGCGACAACGTCCCGCGAATCTCGTCGACCAAGTCGCTGGCCGGCCATTCCCAGGGCGCGACCGGTGTCCATGAGGCGATCTACTCGCTGCTGATGATGGAGCGCGGTTTCGTTGCCGCGTCCGCCAACATCGAGAACCTGGATCCGGCGGCCGAGGGCATGCCGATCGTGCGCGAGGTCGAAGACAATGTCGATCTCAACTGCGTGATGACCAACTCGTTCGGATTCGGCGGGACAAACGCTTCGCTGGTGTTCAAGAAATTTGATGCCTGA
- a CDS encoding glycerophosphodiester phosphodiesterase, translating to MIALPRVIGHRGCAGTAPENTLAGLRRARDLGCTWVEFDARIAADGTAVLMHDATVDRTTDGKGAVADKTAADLARLDAGSWFGHGFAGESPPSLEAVLAHCMALGLGADIEVKADRRGPGRDRRAAVAAVARAIAASGARDTMPILLSSFDVEVISWARRLLPQLPRMLAAGSPGGESLPTAQRLDCMAIACNAERARPDDVNRIRAAGLAVVTYTVNQAARATALYAIGVDAIVSDHPDRIGGAG from the coding sequence ATGATCGCTCTTCCGCGCGTGATCGGCCATCGGGGCTGCGCCGGAACGGCGCCCGAGAACACACTCGCCGGACTGCGCCGAGCGCGGGACCTGGGCTGCACCTGGGTCGAGTTCGATGCCCGCATCGCGGCCGATGGCACAGCCGTATTGATGCACGACGCGACCGTCGACCGCACCACCGACGGCAAGGGCGCGGTCGCCGACAAGACGGCTGCCGACCTGGCGCGACTCGATGCCGGGTCGTGGTTTGGCCACGGCTTCGCCGGCGAATCCCCACCATCCCTCGAGGCCGTGCTGGCCCACTGCATGGCGCTTGGTCTCGGCGCCGATATAGAAGTCAAGGCCGACCGCCGGGGGCCGGGCCGCGATCGCCGCGCGGCGGTCGCTGCGGTGGCGCGGGCGATCGCTGCCAGCGGCGCGCGGGACACAATGCCAATATTGCTCTCGAGCTTCGACGTCGAGGTGATTTCCTGGGCCCGGCGCTTGCTGCCGCAACTGCCCCGCATGCTGGCGGCGGGGTCGCCGGGCGGTGAATCGCTCCCTACCGCGCAGAGGCTTGATTGCATGGCCATCGCCTGCAATGCGGAGCGCGCGCGGCCCGATGATGTCAACCGGATCCGGGCCGCGGGCCTGGCCGTCGTGACCTATACGGTAAACCAGGCCGCGCGGGCGACGGCCCTCTATGCCATCGGCGTCGACGCCATCGTCAGCGACCACCCGGACCGCATCGGCGGCGCAGGGTGA
- the rbfA gene encoding 30S ribosome-binding factor RbfA, producing MGKGRASAPSQRQLRVGEELRHVLAQIIGRGIIRDPDLTGVAITVTEVRVSPDLRNATVMVVPLGGDEMDQMVTALGRAASFLRREVAREITLRNVPALTFQGDASFDAAARIDDLLRRPEIARDLIGVEEDDGA from the coding sequence ATGGGAAAAGGGCGGGCATCGGCGCCGAGCCAGCGTCAATTGCGTGTCGGCGAGGAGCTGCGCCACGTCCTGGCGCAGATTATCGGCCGCGGGATCATCCGCGACCCGGATCTGACCGGCGTCGCGATCACCGTGACCGAAGTTCGGGTCAGCCCCGATCTGCGCAATGCGACCGTTATGGTGGTTCCGCTCGGCGGCGACGAGATGGACCAGATGGTGACCGCATTGGGCCGGGCGGCGTCTTTTTTGCGGCGCGAGGTGGCCCGCGAGATCACCCTCCGCAATGTGCCGGCATTGACGTTTCAAGGCGACGCATCGTTCGACGCCGCGGCGCGGATCGACGATTTGCTGCGCCGGCCGGAAATCGCCCGCGACCTGATTGGCGTGGAAGAAGACGATGGCGCGTAG
- the fabA gene encoding 3-hydroxyacyl-[acyl-carrier-protein] dehydratase FabA, translating into MAKRKHSFSYDDLIACAHGKLFGPGNAQLPLPPMLMFDRITKIVDKGGQHDKGEVVAEMDIKDDLWFFRCHFEGDPVMPGCLGLDALWQLVGFFLGWLGAPGKGRALGVGHVKFTGMVEPGAKLISYHLNLKRVVMRRLVMGIADGIMTVDGKPIYEANDLKVGLFSSNTA; encoded by the coding sequence TTGGCGAAACGGAAACACAGCTTTAGCTATGACGATCTGATCGCTTGCGCGCACGGCAAGCTGTTCGGGCCGGGCAATGCGCAGCTGCCTTTGCCGCCGATGTTGATGTTCGATCGCATCACCAAGATCGTCGACAAAGGCGGCCAGCACGACAAGGGCGAAGTCGTTGCCGAAATGGACATCAAGGATGACCTCTGGTTCTTCCGTTGTCATTTCGAAGGTGATCCCGTCATGCCGGGATGCCTCGGTCTCGATGCGCTGTGGCAACTCGTCGGTTTCTTTCTCGGCTGGCTCGGAGCGCCGGGCAAGGGCCGGGCGTTGGGTGTCGGTCACGTGAAATTCACCGGCATGGTGGAACCCGGGGCCAAACTCATCAGCTATCACCTCAACCTCAAGCGCGTCGTCATGCGCCGTTTGGTCATGGGCATCGCCGATGGCATCATGACCGTGGATGGCAAGCCGATCTATGAGGCCAACGACCTTAAAGTCGGCTTGTTCTCGTCCAATACGGCATAG
- a CDS encoding transcriptional repressor — protein sequence MSSKRPYTDSVNRLREAGLRPTRQRLALARLLYDGGDRHVTAEQLHDEAMRSKVRVSLATVYNTLHQFCTAGLLREVVVEPGRSYFDTNTSDHHHFLNQSNGALWDIPADALRINSLPDAPDGAEIDRVDIIIRLRDA from the coding sequence ATGAGCAGCAAACGGCCCTATACCGATTCCGTCAACCGGCTGCGCGAAGCCGGCCTGCGGCCGACCCGACAGCGCCTCGCCCTGGCCCGGCTGTTGTACGACGGTGGCGACCGGCACGTTACCGCGGAGCAACTTCATGATGAGGCGATGCGCTCGAAGGTGCGCGTGTCGTTGGCGACGGTCTACAACACCCTGCACCAGTTTTGCACCGCGGGCCTGTTGCGGGAAGTGGTGGTCGAGCCTGGCCGATCCTATTTCGATACCAATACCAGCGATCATCATCATTTCCTCAATCAGAGCAATGGGGCGCTGTGGGATATTCCTGCCGATGCGCTACGCATCAACTCCTTGCCCGATGCGCCGGATGGCGCCGAAATCGATCGCGTCGATATCATTATCCGCTTGCGCGACGCCTAA